From Chitinivorax sp. B:
TATTGGCTTGTTCCAACAATGCCTTGGCTGCCAGGTTGTCGCGAATACGTCGACGCCGTTGCAGGTAGGCGAATAGACCGAAATAGATGGCAGCCAAGGTCGGCACACCAGCATATAGTGCGGCATGGCTGGCACGGCGGGCCGAGGCTGCATCGGTCAGCAACAACATTTGCCAGTCGAATTCAGGTAGGGGCAGGCGTTGGGTCAGAAATTGCTGAGTTTGGCCGTTGGCATCTGACAACTGCCAGACAGCAGTGTTGACATCGACGGGTCGATCAATATGCACCGGCAAGGCTGGGAAGTGAGTAGCCGTATATTGTCGTGAGTCGCGAATAACAGACTGAACTGCGGGTGGCACGGGTTGCAGAGCCCGCATTTTCAAGCGGGTATCCGTTGCCAGAAACACGATATGCTGGTGATCGGCCACCAGGACTTGTTCAGCACCGGCTTTCCAGCTGGCTTCCAGGGCATCCAGGCTGACCTTGACCACGGCAATGCCGATCAGGGCACGCTGCTGGTAGATCGGTAGACTGAGAAAATAGCCCGCCTGGCCGGTGGTCGTGCCGATGCCATAGAAGCGGCCAGGCCGACCCACACGGGCCTGTTGGTAGTAGGGCCGGAAGGTGTAGTGGTTGCCGATATAGGAACCCGCCTCGCGCCAATTGCTGGAGGCAATCGCTGTGCCGTCGATATCCAGCACGAACAGGCTGGCTGAGCCGGCTTCCTGATTGATCGTTTCCAGATAGCGATTTGCCCGGGCTTGTAAGGTGGGGTCTTGTGGATGAGCAAGCAGGTCGCGTACTTCCTGATTTAATGCCAATACGCGTGGCAGATAACTGTAGCGTGAAACGGTGTTGCGCAGGCTACCTGCGTAGATTTCCAGTCGATGGCTACCGGCCGCCTGCAACCTCGCCAATTCGGTGCGTTCAGCCCAATTCATGATCAGCCACAGCATGGCAGACGAGAGTAACAACAGGAGGCCAGTCAGGGGCAGGCGTCGGCGAGGAATCAACAGTCGTGACATGGTGAGCAGTCTACTGTAGCAGCGCCTGACATGTAATTGCCGGGCGCTGCAGGGTCAGTCAGTGGTCAGGGCCTTCATTTCGTCGGCCTGATGGCGCTGTTGCTCTTCCATGACCAGCCAGGCTAGTTCCTTCTTCAGGTCGTTGAAGGCTGCGCTGCTGGGGTCACGTGGGCGTGGCAGGTCGACCAGTACATCGCGCTTGATGGTACCAGGACGATAGGTCATCACCACGATCCGGTCGGCCAGATAGATGGATTCCTCAATCGAATGGGTCACGAACAAAATGGTTTTGCCAAACTCAGCCCAGATCTTCAGCAATTCATCTTGCAAGGTACGGCGGGTCAGGGCATCCAGCGCCCCAAAGGGTTCGTCCATCAGCATGATGGGCGAATCCAGTGCCAGCACACGCGCAATGGCAACACGTTGACGCATGCCGCCAGACAGGTCTTTCGGGTACCGGTCACGGAAGTCGCTCAGGTGCAGCTTGGCCAGCAACGATTCGACTCGCTCCTTGATATCAGCCTTGCTGCGGCCCTTGATCTCCAGCCCGAACCCGATGTTTTGCGAAACTGTCATCCAAGGGAAAAGCGCATATTCCTGAAAAACCATGCCTCGATCGGGTCCCGGCTCACGAACAGTCTTGCCATCCACGATAATCTGCCCATTGCTGGGCAGGCTGAAGCCGGCAACTGCATTCAGCAGGGTGGATTTGCCGCAACCAGATGGGCCGAGCAGGCAAACGAACTGGCCGTGTGGAATAGTCAGATTGATATCTTTCAGTGCCACCACAGGTTTGTCGGCGGTCTGAAAAACCTTCTGGACGTTGTCGATATGAATTTGGGTTGTCATGTGGGATTCCTTAGTTTTCCAGCCCACGATGCCAGCGAAGCAGGTGGTTGTTCAGCTTGTTCATGGCAGTGTCGATCAACAGGCCCAGCAGGCCGATAGTCAGCATGCCGGCGATGATTTTGTCGGACCAGAAATATTCACGTGCTTCCAGAATACGAAAACCCAGGCCATTGTTGACAGCGATCATTTCCGACACGATGACCACAATGAAAGCGGTTCCCATGCCAATGCGGGCGCCTGACAAGATGTACGGTGTCGCTGCAGGCAACATCACCCGGACAAACATATCGCGATTGCCTACCCCCAGATTCTTGGCAGCACGGATGTAAATGGAGTCCACATGGCGAACCCCGGCAATGGTGTTCATCAACACAGGGAAGAAGGCGCCGATGGCAATCAGGAATACCGCTGGGGGGTTGCCCAGGCCAAACCAGAGAATCGACAGCGGAATGTAAGCAATGGGAGGGATCGGCCGTAATACCTGGATCAACGGGTTCATCAACCCATATACCCGCTGACTGGCGCCCATCGACAGGCCCAACGGTAAGGCCAGTCCACCTCCGATGGCAAAACCAAGCAAGACGCGGTACAGGCTGCCGATGGCGTCGTGGATCAATTCGCCGGAAAACAACCATTTGGCGTAACTGCCTGCCTCGGGGGTATAGGCCTCGGTTGGTAGCAGATAAGCCCACCACTTGATCAATACGGCGGTTGGTGAGGGTAGAATTTGCGGATTGACCCAGCCCAGACTGGCCGCAGATTGCCATAGAATCAATATGGCAGCTGGCACAATGGCGCCCGCAGCCCAGGTTCGGATGGAAGAGGATGGCATAGCAACTCCTTGAGACAAACAGCGGATCACATTGGTGGCCATCCTGTCACCGGTATCTTATACAGGTATGGCTGCCAATGTGGGGACGAATCACTTGATACCGTTGGCTTTCTTGGCCTGTTCCAGCAGGTCGAGTTTGACCCAGTCTTTGGCGACCGGTGGTTTGGCCATCTTGCCAACTTTGTACTGCACCATCATGTCGGTGGTAGTCTGAATGTGTT
This genomic window contains:
- a CDS encoding ATP-binding protein → MSRLLIPRRRLPLTGLLLLLSSAMLWLIMNWAERTELARLQAAGSHRLEIYAGSLRNTVSRYSYLPRVLALNQEVRDLLAHPQDPTLQARANRYLETINQEAGSASLFVLDIDGTAIASSNWREAGSYIGNHYTFRPYYQQARVGRPGRFYGIGTTTGQAGYFLSLPIYQQRALIGIAVVKVSLDALEASWKAGAEQVLVADHQHIVFLATDTRLKMRALQPVPPAVQSVIRDSRQYTATHFPALPVHIDRPVDVNTAVWQLSDANGQTQQFLTQRLPLPEFDWQMLLLTDAASARRASHAALYAGVPTLAAIYFGLFAYLQRRRRIRDNLAAKALLEQANNVLEQKVADRTQDLQQINQALSDEIRVRQHAEAELHATQNELIQAAKLAVLGQMAAGITHELNQPLAAMRTLTDNAQTLLARQQSAAVQSNLNLIANLTDRMGRITSQLRSFARRGGDDARPVSLQASLSAALMLLDQRIRQQQVDIDMILPRDDYWVVFEPIKLEQVLINLLRNALDALQGRADPRIVIRTQVHETQITLMLQDNGPGIESNHLPRLFDPFFSTKRDHDSMGLGLSISLAIAHEFGAELTAGNLPEGGACFSLILQASPQKEATHA
- a CDS encoding ABC transporter ATP-binding protein → MTTQIHIDNVQKVFQTADKPVVALKDINLTIPHGQFVCLLGPSGCGKSTLLNAVAGFSLPSNGQIIVDGKTVREPGPDRGMVFQEYALFPWMTVSQNIGFGLEIKGRSKADIKERVESLLAKLHLSDFRDRYPKDLSGGMRQRVAIARVLALDSPIMLMDEPFGALDALTRRTLQDELLKIWAEFGKTILFVTHSIEESIYLADRIVVMTYRPGTIKRDVLVDLPRPRDPSSAAFNDLKKELAWLVMEEQQRHQADEMKALTTD
- a CDS encoding ABC transporter permease, which translates into the protein MPSSSIRTWAAGAIVPAAILILWQSAASLGWVNPQILPSPTAVLIKWWAYLLPTEAYTPEAGSYAKWLFSGELIHDAIGSLYRVLLGFAIGGGLALPLGLSMGASQRVYGLMNPLIQVLRPIPPIAYIPLSILWFGLGNPPAVFLIAIGAFFPVLMNTIAGVRHVDSIYIRAAKNLGVGNRDMFVRVMLPAATPYILSGARIGMGTAFIVVIVSEMIAVNNGLGFRILEAREYFWSDKIIAGMLTIGLLGLLIDTAMNKLNNHLLRWHRGLEN